Proteins encoded by one window of Geobacter sp. DSM 9736:
- a CDS encoding site-specific integrase, whose amino-acid sequence MPSFRSAKTQSEHAISQKVALGKGRHDHRQDGKIHSVGTARGYEQALKGVAAYQHEHKLGDLRSLTAEIAHQYLHDRAAMVSQKTLDLDRQAMQMHLGVKLEVVKSEKETHYSTRSYSTAQVERIASAQSDRNSLATRIAHNAGLRAHELLTIRPAIERQASTHREWSSDRFAGRDGERYSVEGKGGLVREVLLSRELARQLEMTRLAEPRQVTDRGVNYTQHYAIGGGRAWSQSFSAASQRELGFSNGAHGLRHSYAQERMEELQRGGMNYDDAKGTVAQEVGHFDKETTEAYLR is encoded by the coding sequence ATGCCGAGCTTTCGGTCCGCAAAAACGCAATCCGAGCATGCCATCTCCCAGAAGGTTGCCTTGGGCAAAGGCCGGCATGATCACCGACAAGACGGCAAGATCCACAGTGTCGGCACGGCCCGGGGGTATGAGCAGGCACTCAAGGGGGTGGCCGCATACCAGCATGAACACAAGCTGGGGGATCTACGGTCTCTCACTGCCGAGATCGCCCATCAGTATCTCCACGACCGGGCTGCCATGGTTTCCCAGAAGACCCTGGACCTTGACCGCCAGGCCATGCAGATGCATCTGGGGGTGAAGCTCGAAGTGGTGAAGAGCGAGAAGGAGACGCACTATTCCACCCGGAGCTATTCCACGGCCCAGGTGGAGCGGATTGCATCGGCCCAGTCGGACAGGAACAGCCTGGCCACCCGCATTGCCCATAACGCCGGGCTGCGGGCACATGAGCTGCTGACGATCAGGCCGGCTATTGAGCGGCAGGCCTCCACGCACCGTGAGTGGAGTTCAGATCGCTTTGCCGGCCGGGACGGTGAGCGTTACTCCGTGGAAGGGAAAGGCGGTCTCGTGCGTGAGGTCCTGCTGTCCAGGGAACTGGCCAGGCAATTGGAAATGACCCGGCTGGCGGAGCCGCGGCAGGTGACTGATCGAGGGGTGAACTACACACAGCACTATGCTATTGGCGGAGGCCGGGCCTGGAGTCAAAGTTTTTCCGCTGCCAGCCAGCGGGAGCTTGGCTTTTCCAACGGGGCGCACGGCCTTCGCCACAGCTACGCTCAGGAGCGGATGGAGGAGTTGCAGCGCGGCGGCATGAACTACGATGACGCCAAGGGAACGGTCGCCCAGGAGGTTGGGCATTTCGACAAGGAAACCACGGAGGCATATCTACGATGA
- a CDS encoding S8 family peptidase: protein MPDKPLLLLPRSAPMPREVTRRMIRNNLRLPGRQDQGQRLGPQFTNMLEAFVTDAPAGTSTENILVLETIGRPENFRTAVASVPGLRWLAEIDQEVEADARFFERPKIGSRFFKDRVFALDARDSREITASLKANGVIDEDGILQEGVSDDQIHAVIPEDYREQAEQILAAINEEKASPLPGRMYLSLSNRQALQEIKRMFDTWEQGGRLRFGAGAWGEIFSHLRTMRFWNAKDRVTETGILDYWQKEVAYKRGTASMVAFEIELSYEDDEPSRRERQRHVEALVVREGGTVIASCDMKEIHFHAIKVELPVANIERVLGEDYSALFQDGGILFFRPSPQCAVDAFADGVADDIPPLPEPEEPPVVAVLDGLPFSRHNLLNGFVIIDDPDNFADDYPPREMNHGTAMVSLICHGELDAGENPITRKVYVRPILRPDTESPQERRPERIPKNVFFEDLVERAVRKMFAEVAGEPASAPSVRIINLSVADPDRMFHQFPGPTARLLDWLSFKYKVLFCVSAGNIKEPVLLGVEPDEFSALTGEEKVSVALRTWYGERRNRRLLAPSESINSLTVGALHDDASTPVILDGCLDILPSTDLPSPLSPLGHGFRSSVKPDIVVPGGRQFFTHIGDGEYNLPRLTPRSGQKVAAVPVMAGDRTRTTYTCGTSNANALAVRGASFIHDAVLDVLEEHGIENYEDSMAALIKTLLVHGASWGEAADIIESAVLNGEHTTEVKKGIARCLGYGRPDFAKVINCTASRATAIGFGVIAKDQRHEYQLPLPPSLSGLDCWRRLTITLAWLSPISVDSRKYRKAALTFEATEPANDIGGSRAEAQWQQVRNGTLQHEIIEGAEVRAFQEGQYLVIPVQCREDAGPLNVEVPYGLVVSLEVKEDVDLPLYEEIRSLIEVSVRETVRVV from the coding sequence ATGCCGGATAAACCGCTGCTGCTTTTGCCGCGTTCTGCTCCAATGCCCCGTGAAGTGACTCGCAGAATGATCAGAAACAACTTAAGGCTTCCGGGAAGACAGGATCAAGGGCAACGGCTTGGACCACAGTTCACAAATATGCTGGAGGCCTTTGTTACCGATGCTCCGGCAGGGACCAGCACAGAAAACATTTTGGTACTGGAAACAATCGGCCGTCCGGAAAATTTCCGCACAGCAGTCGCATCGGTGCCTGGGCTCAGGTGGCTGGCCGAAATAGATCAGGAAGTCGAGGCTGATGCCCGATTCTTTGAACGCCCCAAAATCGGGTCGCGTTTTTTCAAGGATCGGGTTTTTGCTTTGGATGCCAGAGATTCCAGGGAAATTACCGCCTCTCTTAAGGCAAACGGTGTCATTGACGAGGATGGTATTCTGCAAGAGGGTGTTTCCGATGATCAGATACATGCCGTAATTCCAGAAGATTATCGTGAGCAGGCCGAACAGATACTGGCGGCCATCAATGAGGAAAAAGCCTCTCCTCTACCGGGCAGGATGTACCTGAGTCTCAGCAATCGTCAAGCGTTGCAAGAGATTAAAAGAATGTTCGATACCTGGGAGCAAGGTGGACGGTTACGCTTTGGCGCCGGGGCTTGGGGGGAGATTTTTTCCCATTTGCGCACTATGCGTTTTTGGAATGCCAAGGACAGGGTAACAGAGACCGGCATACTCGATTATTGGCAAAAAGAGGTCGCGTACAAGCGGGGCACTGCTTCAATGGTCGCCTTTGAAATTGAGCTTTCATACGAAGATGATGAACCTAGCAGACGGGAGCGTCAGCGACACGTTGAGGCGCTAGTTGTCCGTGAAGGGGGAACAGTTATCGCCTCGTGCGATATGAAAGAAATTCATTTCCACGCCATCAAGGTTGAACTCCCTGTTGCAAACATTGAGCGGGTATTAGGTGAGGATTACAGCGCCCTTTTCCAGGATGGGGGGATTTTGTTCTTCCGTCCGTCTCCCCAGTGTGCGGTTGATGCCTTTGCGGATGGAGTGGCGGATGATATACCGCCCTTGCCGGAGCCCGAAGAGCCCCCGGTTGTGGCGGTTCTGGATGGCCTGCCATTTTCTCGGCACAACCTCCTCAATGGTTTTGTCATCATCGATGATCCTGATAATTTCGCAGATGATTATCCGCCACGGGAGATGAATCACGGCACTGCAATGGTTTCACTTATCTGCCACGGTGAACTGGATGCGGGCGAAAATCCTATCACTCGAAAGGTATATGTGCGGCCGATATTGAGACCTGACACGGAGTCGCCGCAGGAGAGACGACCGGAGCGGATTCCGAAGAATGTCTTTTTTGAAGATTTGGTCGAACGTGCCGTGCGCAAGATGTTTGCCGAAGTTGCCGGTGAACCAGCTTCCGCCCCATCAGTCAGGATTATTAACCTCTCAGTTGCCGATCCGGATCGGATGTTCCATCAATTCCCTGGCCCCACGGCAAGATTGCTAGACTGGCTTTCTTTCAAGTACAAGGTGCTGTTTTGTGTTAGCGCCGGCAACATCAAGGAACCGGTTTTGCTCGGTGTCGAACCTGATGAATTTTCCGCCCTGACTGGTGAAGAGAAGGTTTCCGTTGCCTTAAGAACATGGTATGGCGAACGGCGAAATCGAAGACTGTTGGCTCCTTCTGAATCGATCAACTCCTTAACGGTTGGGGCTCTGCACGATGACGCCTCGACTCCGGTAATCCTTGACGGTTGCCTTGACATCCTTCCGTCAACAGACCTTCCTTCTCCATTGTCGCCGCTCGGGCACGGTTTCCGCTCTTCTGTAAAGCCGGATATCGTTGTCCCCGGTGGCCGCCAATTCTTTACCCATATTGGCGACGGCGAATATAATCTTCCTCGATTGACGCCACGTTCCGGACAAAAAGTCGCAGCTGTGCCGGTAATGGCGGGGGATAGAACCCGCACAACTTACACTTGCGGGACTAGTAATGCGAACGCGCTTGCCGTGCGAGGCGCTTCATTCATCCATGACGCAGTACTGGACGTTTTAGAAGAGCATGGTATCGAGAATTATGAGGACTCCATGGCGGCATTGATAAAAACATTGCTCGTGCATGGCGCTTCGTGGGGCGAAGCGGCAGATATTATCGAGAGCGCTGTCCTGAATGGCGAGCACACAACGGAAGTGAAAAAGGGGATTGCTCGTTGTCTTGGCTATGGTCGCCCGGATTTTGCTAAAGTTATAAATTGTACCGCCTCAAGGGCGACAGCCATAGGTTTCGGCGTTATTGCCAAGGATCAACGGCACGAATACCAATTGCCGTTACCACCGAGCCTGAGTGGTTTGGACTGCTGGCGGCGTTTGACTATTACCCTGGCGTGGCTGTCGCCCATCAGCGTGGATAGCCGTAAGTACAGGAAAGCGGCGCTTACGTTTGAGGCAACCGAACCGGCAAACGATATTGGTGGCAGCAGAGCTGAGGCGCAATGGCAGCAAGTCAGGAATGGAACGTTGCAGCATGAAATCATCGAGGGGGCAGAGGTACGGGCGTTTCAGGAAGGGCAATACTTGGTGATTCCCGTCCAATGCCGCGAGGATGCAGGGCCGTTGAATGTGGAAGTGCCTTATGGTTTGGTGGTTTCATTGGAAGTAAAGGAAGATGTTGATTTGCCGCTGTATGAGGAGATTCGGAGTCTGATCGAAGTGTCAGTACGAGAAACGGTCAGGGTGGTGTGA
- a CDS encoding AAA family ATPase codes for MARADILLSIVKSAIGNDGLTLRKSVEALAADERAKNHHILSDRLIELLASHTNQANKTTPFIQNGTRDLVYEVIPEKRFSDLVLNQDIFDICQELVEEHYRADLLSSYGIEPRHRILLAGPPGNGKTTLAEAIASELMYPLIVVRYENIIGSYLGETASRLQKVFEVARSRKCVIFLDEFETLGKERGDTRETGEIKRVVSSLLLQIDRLPSHTVVITASNHPELLDRAVWRRFQVKVQLPPPTKEQRIRFIKNFEERAGFNFKTAYNTLADKLVGISFSEIEEFCLDVLRRCILNHTQDNPKEIIKSRLQNLERRFVPAKRGASDAG; via the coding sequence ATGGCTAGAGCCGATATATTATTGAGCATAGTAAAATCAGCTATCGGCAACGACGGCCTTACATTGCGGAAATCCGTCGAAGCGCTGGCTGCGGATGAACGCGCAAAAAATCATCACATCCTTTCGGATCGTCTGATTGAGTTGCTTGCCAGTCACACAAATCAGGCCAACAAAACTACCCCTTTCATACAAAATGGTACCAGGGATTTGGTATATGAAGTTATCCCTGAAAAACGTTTTAGCGATCTGGTTCTCAATCAGGACATCTTTGATATCTGTCAGGAATTGGTGGAAGAGCATTATCGGGCTGATCTGCTCAGTTCATACGGAATAGAACCACGCCATCGAATTCTTCTTGCCGGACCGCCAGGTAATGGTAAGACAACCTTGGCTGAAGCAATCGCATCCGAACTGATGTATCCATTGATCGTGGTCCGTTACGAGAACATTATTGGTAGTTATCTGGGCGAAACAGCTTCCCGGCTGCAAAAGGTGTTTGAAGTCGCTCGGTCTCGAAAATGCGTCATCTTCTTGGACGAATTTGAGACATTGGGTAAAGAGCGTGGAGATACTCGTGAAACTGGAGAGATCAAGCGGGTGGTCAGCTCCCTGCTATTGCAGATAGACCGTCTCCCCTCTCACACTGTTGTCATCACCGCCAGCAATCATCCCGAACTGCTTGACCGTGCTGTCTGGCGACGGTTTCAGGTCAAGGTTCAACTGCCCCCCCCTACCAAGGAACAGCGCATTCGGTTTATCAAGAATTTCGAGGAACGGGCCGGTTTCAATTTCAAGACCGCCTACAACACATTGGCCGACAAGCTCGTCGGGATCAGCTTTTCCGAGATCGAGGAGTTTTGCCTGGATGTCCTACGCCGGTGCATTTTGAATCATACGCAGGACAACCCGAAGGAGATCATCAAGAGCCGGTTGCAGAATCTGGAACGCAGATTTGTGCCGGCAAAGCGGGGGGCGAGCGATGCCGGATAA
- a CDS encoding nucleotidyl transferase AbiEii/AbiGii toxin family protein, with protein sequence MIHDICFTAGWLDQKKKELKGVDPGLLEKALHAFALLGHLAESELKFVFKGGTSLLLHVPIVRRLSIDIDILCSAPGAELDRVLAQVAQVPPFVRYEEHERGFRGLPERRHFKFFYTSLDGNNDAPFVLLDVVEEREVPHDAIVKPITPSILEIRREIPVTIPTVESLLADKLTAFAPRTTGVPFVPNNGKPADTMQIVKQLFDVGELFNLAEDLPAVRRVYQKVFAQENVYRGGGFVPADALEDTIQASLSLSMHLLKGVKDSPEALLLVDGARKLTSHLVDHRFNLDMAKLAAAKAALMAKLIRNEESGSSLAAFKAIPPPAELRELKIVGEWERLNRLMSVNPEAFWYWYQASRL encoded by the coding sequence ATGATCCACGATATTTGTTTTACTGCCGGCTGGCTAGACCAGAAAAAGAAAGAGCTTAAGGGTGTTGATCCGGGATTGCTGGAGAAGGCGCTCCACGCCTTTGCCCTTTTGGGGCATCTGGCAGAAAGCGAGCTGAAGTTCGTCTTCAAAGGAGGAACCAGCCTCCTGCTCCATGTCCCTATTGTCCGTCGACTCTCCATAGATATTGACATTCTCTGCTCGGCCCCAGGTGCAGAACTTGATCGAGTTCTTGCACAGGTAGCTCAGGTCCCGCCGTTTGTCCGCTACGAAGAGCATGAGCGTGGCTTTCGTGGATTGCCGGAGCGCCGCCACTTCAAATTCTTCTACACTTCCCTCGATGGCAACAATGACGCTCCATTCGTCTTGCTGGATGTTGTGGAAGAACGGGAAGTTCCTCATGACGCCATTGTCAAACCGATTACGCCGAGCATTCTTGAGATTCGTCGTGAAATCCCGGTCACGATCCCCACGGTGGAGAGTCTGCTGGCAGACAAGCTGACGGCCTTTGCGCCGAGAACAACGGGTGTGCCGTTTGTGCCGAACAATGGTAAGCCTGCCGACACGATGCAGATCGTCAAGCAACTTTTCGATGTCGGGGAGTTGTTCAACCTTGCAGAAGACCTGCCGGCTGTGCGCCGAGTTTATCAGAAAGTCTTTGCGCAGGAAAATGTATACCGGGGTGGAGGATTTGTTCCGGCAGACGCCTTGGAAGATACAATCCAGGCATCACTCAGCCTGAGCATGCATCTGCTAAAGGGGGTTAAAGACTCGCCGGAAGCGCTCCTGTTGGTAGATGGAGCACGAAAATTAACCTCTCATCTTGTCGACCACCGGTTCAACCTGGACATGGCCAAGCTGGCGGCGGCCAAGGCTGCGCTGATGGCCAAACTTATTAGGAACGAAGAGTCAGGTTCTTCGCTGGCAGCATTCAAGGCGATCCCTCCTCCTGCAGAGCTTCGAGAGTTAAAGATTGTGGGAGAATGGGAACGTCTCAACCGGCTGATGTCGGTCAATCCCGAGGCTTTCTGGTACTGGTATCAGGCGAGCAGGCTTTGA
- a CDS encoding ATP-binding protein, protein MAHYEQTSLWKIAFDQKDDGLEEPRSRLKTAYQDFRSRVEVLLQQIHKELPSLTLHDITHVDSLWRIASEIAGPDFDLNPAEAFVLGGAFLLHDAAHCRAAFPGGLQDLQQTTEWKDSAAHHGFTPDMLTEGTEPFQTVLFDTLRLLHPQRAKSLPFAKWPSSDGAMIHLLPNDDLRDAFGHIIGEIAESHWWHPHTLEKLAGKKPTAPTCLAPASWIIDMLKIAVLLRTADAAHIDANRAPRFLMSITQPQGISKEHWQFQTRLNQPTCVSDRNELIISGNPFPENELSAWWLAYDAACLANKELTAADRLLVDNHRLQRLAARSIADSHSPEAFSKHVPTDGWSPVNTNIKITDVKKLVEHFGGAKLYGNDPSAALRELLQNAVDAVHACRSLGGLNPNEGEIEVALEEASGGYWLHVTDTGIGMSRYVLTEVLLDFGHSFWRSADVHGEWSGLPSSGFESIGQFGIGFFSVFMLGEQVRVVTKRYEHKNGEAAQWLLSFAEGVNKRPTLREPIGKERLKKHGTRVSVLISPEKLKALCLNQHIWRNTSSEITFAQVCARLAPAIDLNLYVKTGSEERQLSVQAMDWKSLPAIDLLRRIMPGYFESTAGNQFGLWTHLSEIYDEAGSIVGRCAVQPSLYLGPNHGVGVVKGLLAGNVNGIAGIIMSRPQNDLARKEAIPAVLLPSLQLWAENQKGLLLEHEKLSSKQSALLAIFGAAHTGLRMGTFKRQSVSFEELISIAAELGEIIVHSGEIEFDEDDEVSRRDFEEYFDVCENVLELPRVMNNPKWLELLNENQIPCETWSLDSALETALATAWGQGEWDADTVTVGYVNGTEISRNCKIASRLAASANIEEI, encoded by the coding sequence ATGGCGCATTACGAGCAGACATCACTCTGGAAAATTGCTTTTGATCAAAAAGACGATGGATTGGAGGAGCCACGTTCCAGATTAAAAACAGCCTACCAAGATTTCCGCAGCCGCGTTGAAGTCCTGCTCCAGCAAATCCATAAAGAACTCCCCTCGCTCACTCTTCACGACATCACCCATGTTGATTCGCTATGGCGTATTGCCTCAGAAATAGCTGGGCCGGATTTTGACCTCAACCCGGCGGAAGCATTTGTGCTGGGTGGTGCATTTCTCCTTCACGATGCAGCACATTGTCGGGCCGCTTTCCCCGGTGGCCTTCAGGATTTGCAACAAACAACGGAATGGAAAGATTCTGCTGCGCATCATGGTTTTACTCCTGATATGCTTACTGAAGGAACGGAGCCCTTCCAAACAGTCCTATTCGATACCTTGAGGTTGCTTCACCCTCAGCGAGCCAAGAGCCTTCCATTCGCCAAATGGCCATCCAGTGACGGTGCAATGATACATCTGTTGCCAAATGATGATTTGCGCGATGCATTTGGTCATATAATAGGTGAGATAGCTGAAAGCCACTGGTGGCACCCGCATACACTGGAAAAATTAGCAGGCAAGAAGCCGACAGCTCCTACCTGTCTTGCACCTGCGAGCTGGATCATAGACATGCTAAAGATCGCAGTGTTGCTCCGGACAGCCGATGCGGCACATATCGATGCAAATAGAGCACCTCGGTTCTTGATGTCCATTACACAACCGCAAGGTATTTCCAAGGAACATTGGCAGTTTCAGACACGATTGAATCAACCCACATGTGTTTCTGACAGAAACGAATTGATTATTTCTGGCAACCCTTTTCCTGAAAATGAACTATCCGCATGGTGGCTCGCCTACGATGCCGCTTGTCTTGCGAATAAGGAGCTGACTGCTGCTGACCGGTTATTAGTGGATAATCACCGCCTACAGCGTCTTGCTGCTCGTTCCATAGCCGACAGTCACTCACCGGAAGCATTTTCCAAACACGTTCCGACCGATGGTTGGAGCCCTGTAAACACAAATATTAAAATCACCGATGTCAAGAAGCTTGTCGAACACTTTGGCGGCGCAAAACTCTACGGGAACGATCCTTCGGCAGCTCTTAGAGAGTTGTTACAAAATGCAGTGGATGCCGTGCATGCCTGCCGGTCATTAGGTGGACTCAACCCCAATGAGGGGGAAATTGAAGTTGCTCTTGAGGAAGCTTCGGGAGGATATTGGCTACATGTAACCGATACTGGCATAGGAATGAGCCGCTACGTTCTGACGGAAGTTCTCCTCGATTTTGGTCACTCTTTTTGGCGTAGCGCCGACGTGCATGGTGAATGGAGTGGCTTGCCGTCATCAGGTTTTGAATCCATTGGGCAGTTTGGGATCGGCTTCTTTTCAGTGTTTATGCTGGGTGAGCAGGTTCGTGTTGTTACCAAACGTTATGAACATAAAAACGGTGAGGCTGCCCAATGGCTTTTGAGCTTTGCTGAAGGCGTTAACAAACGACCGACTCTGCGTGAGCCTATTGGAAAGGAGAGGTTAAAAAAACACGGTACTCGGGTATCCGTGTTGATCAGCCCGGAGAAGCTAAAGGCACTATGTCTGAATCAGCATATTTGGCGGAATACTTCGTCAGAAATCACATTCGCTCAAGTCTGCGCGCGGCTTGCGCCAGCGATTGATCTGAATCTTTATGTTAAAACTGGTAGCGAAGAACGACAACTGTCAGTTCAAGCCATGGACTGGAAGTCACTCCCTGCGATAGATTTGCTTAGGAGAATCATGCCTGGTTACTTTGAAAGCACTGCAGGAAACCAATTTGGGCTTTGGACACATCTATCAGAAATCTATGATGAAGCGGGGAGTATTGTTGGTCGGTGCGCTGTCCAACCGTCATTATATTTAGGCCCTAATCATGGCGTTGGTGTTGTCAAAGGCCTTTTGGCCGGGAATGTTAATGGAATAGCAGGGATTATTATGTCTAGACCTCAAAACGATCTGGCACGTAAAGAGGCTATTCCTGCTGTTTTATTGCCGTCGTTACAACTTTGGGCAGAGAATCAAAAAGGATTGTTGCTTGAACATGAAAAACTTAGTTCTAAACAAAGTGCATTACTTGCAATATTTGGGGCGGCTCATACTGGATTAAGGATGGGTACCTTTAAAAGGCAAAGTGTCTCGTTTGAAGAGTTAATTAGCATTGCCGCTGAATTAGGCGAAATTATTGTTCATAGTGGTGAAATTGAGTTTGATGAGGATGATGAAGTTTCGCGAAGAGACTTTGAAGAATATTTCGATGTTTGCGAGAATGTGCTTGAGTTGCCGCGAGTGATGAACAATCCCAAATGGCTTGAACTGCTAAATGAAAATCAAATACCTTGTGAAACCTGGTCACTTGATTCTGCACTTGAGACAGCGTTAGCGACAGCCTGGGGGCAGGGGGAATGGGATGCAGATACCGTAACCGTGGGGTACGTAAACGGGACCGAGATTAGTCGTAATTGTAAGATCGCGAGTCGGTTAGCAGCATCGGCAAATATCGAAGAAATATAG
- a CDS encoding DUF3631 domain-containing protein: protein MDIESFRDAILQSTGGTPSYAEITPGKLIRFATNDRKGDKAGWCKLFEDGEGGVFGCWRSGVSGTWQARSDRNLVEQASFLVRVKQAQEEAATSEQAIRQECREKSATLWEKGRDVAAKHPYLLAKRVKAHGIKQLRNSLMVPVQDHAWELHGLQFILPDGTKRFKSGTALSGCYHLIGKPTGRILIAEGYATGATLHEITGHAVACAFTAGNLKPVAEALRQQYPDKMLVICADDDHLTEGNPGLTKAIETAEAVSGLLVVPCFPATRNVADTDFNDLARLAGAESVKRCIEAAASPTSSPESEASDFPLEAVIERLSKLTPLQYDQVRRQEAKALGVRPATLDAAVKDARKGTIADDLPFVEVEPWPDEVDPTQLLTDIAATVRRFIVCEKETAHAVALWAAMTWFIDVVPVAPLAIITAPEKRCGKSQLLFLLGRLSARAITTSSISPAALYRTIDAWCPTLLIDEADAFMKDNEELRGLLNSGHTRESAYVIRTVGDNFTPTKFNTWGAKALAGIGHVADTLMDRSVILELRRKMPHEEVDRIRHAEPNLFADLRSKLARFAEDCRDQVRQARPPLPQSLNDRAQDNWEPLLAIALSAGNEWLQLGTTAALKMSGSESATQTVGTELLADIQEIFGDDRDRITTAELIRLLCADDEKPWATFNRGQAISPRQVAKRLREYGILSHTIRLGIETAKGYTLEQFREAFSRYLSTPPELSVTPSQVSIHAASAVTDKSLPIVPVTETVTPSVTPEPATSVVCDGVTDKIPGEGVLFLTEDDLEMPS from the coding sequence GTGGATATTGAAAGTTTTCGCGACGCAATCCTGCAATCAACCGGAGGCACTCCTTCATATGCTGAGATCACACCCGGCAAACTGATCAGATTTGCTACCAATGACCGGAAAGGAGATAAGGCCGGCTGGTGCAAACTGTTCGAGGATGGCGAAGGGGGCGTTTTCGGTTGTTGGCGTTCAGGCGTTTCCGGAACCTGGCAGGCCAGGTCGGACCGGAACCTTGTAGAACAGGCATCTTTTCTCGTCCGGGTGAAACAGGCACAGGAAGAGGCCGCCACGTCCGAGCAGGCGATCCGGCAGGAATGCCGGGAGAAATCGGCTACCCTCTGGGAGAAAGGCCGGGATGTTGCCGCAAAGCACCCATATCTTCTGGCAAAGAGGGTCAAGGCCCACGGCATCAAGCAACTGCGGAACTCGCTCATGGTCCCGGTCCAGGATCATGCCTGGGAGCTGCACGGCCTGCAATTCATCCTGCCTGATGGGACAAAGAGATTCAAAAGCGGCACGGCGCTTTCCGGCTGTTACCATCTCATCGGCAAACCCACCGGCAGGATTCTGATTGCCGAAGGCTACGCCACCGGCGCCACGCTCCACGAAATCACTGGTCATGCCGTGGCCTGTGCCTTCACTGCCGGCAACCTGAAGCCAGTGGCAGAGGCATTACGCCAACAATATCCGGATAAGATGTTGGTCATCTGCGCCGATGATGATCATCTCACCGAAGGCAATCCCGGCTTGACCAAAGCCATCGAAACGGCAGAGGCGGTGTCCGGGCTTCTGGTAGTCCCCTGTTTTCCTGCGACCAGGAATGTGGCAGATACCGACTTCAACGACCTGGCCCGATTGGCAGGGGCGGAGTCGGTCAAGCGCTGTATCGAGGCTGCGGCCTCACCAACCTCATCCCCTGAAAGCGAAGCCTCAGATTTCCCGCTCGAAGCCGTCATCGAGCGGTTGTCGAAACTTACTCCGTTACAATACGACCAAGTGCGCCGTCAGGAAGCAAAAGCACTCGGGGTTCGTCCTGCAACCCTGGATGCCGCGGTAAAGGATGCCCGCAAGGGGACCATTGCCGACGATCTCCCCTTTGTCGAAGTGGAACCATGGCCGGACGAAGTTGACCCGACGCAGTTGTTAACCGACATTGCCGCCACGGTCCGGCGTTTCATCGTCTGCGAAAAAGAGACCGCCCATGCCGTTGCGTTGTGGGCAGCCATGACCTGGTTCATCGATGTCGTGCCCGTGGCGCCCCTGGCAATCATCACCGCCCCGGAGAAGCGCTGCGGCAAGTCGCAGCTCCTGTTTCTTCTGGGTCGTCTGTCCGCCCGGGCCATCACCACGAGTAGCATCTCCCCGGCAGCACTCTATAGAACAATTGATGCCTGGTGTCCCACGCTCCTGATCGACGAGGCCGACGCCTTCATGAAGGACAATGAAGAGCTGCGGGGACTTCTGAACAGCGGCCATACTCGCGAGAGCGCCTATGTCATCCGCACCGTTGGTGACAATTTCACCCCGACCAAGTTCAACACCTGGGGGGCCAAGGCCCTGGCCGGTATCGGCCATGTGGCCGATACCCTGATGGACCGGTCGGTGATTCTGGAACTGCGGCGCAAAATGCCCCACGAAGAGGTTGACCGCATCCGCCATGCCGAGCCGAATCTGTTTGCCGACTTGCGGTCCAAGCTGGCCCGCTTTGCCGAAGATTGCCGCGATCAGGTCCGCCAGGCCCGGCCACCGCTTCCCCAGAGCCTCAACGACCGGGCGCAGGACAACTGGGAACCGCTCCTGGCTATTGCCCTGTCAGCCGGCAATGAATGGCTTCAACTTGGCACAACGGCAGCGCTGAAGATGTCCGGCAGCGAGAGTGCAACGCAGACTGTCGGAACGGAACTCCTTGCCGACATTCAGGAGATTTTCGGAGATGACCGGGACCGGATCACCACGGCAGAGCTGATCCGGCTCCTGTGCGCCGACGATGAGAAGCCTTGGGCCACCTTCAATCGGGGCCAGGCCATCTCGCCCCGGCAGGTGGCAAAGCGGCTTCGCGAGTACGGCATTCTCTCCCACACCATCCGTCTCGGCATTGAGACTGCCAAGGGGTACACCCTGGAGCAATTCAGAGAAGCCTTTTCCAGATATCTATCTACCCCCCCTGAATTATCCGTAACACCGTCACAAGTCAGTATTCATGCGGCTTCAGCTGTGACGGATAAATCGTTACCGATTGTTCCCGTAACGGAAACCGTCACGCCATCCGTCACACCTGAACCCGCCACCAGTGTGGTATGTGACGGTGTTACGGATAAAATCCCCGGAGAGGGGGTACTATTTTTAACCGAAGATGATCTGGAGATGCCGTCTTGA
- a CDS encoding AlpA family transcriptional regulator, with amino-acid sequence MTGLFPLVELSSIITPKPMEENCMRTTLPETGFVRLSTIIGNPKADPPIPPIIPVSKSTWWAGVKSGRYPQPVKKLGPKITVWKVSDIRALIEGQPE; translated from the coding sequence GTGACAGGATTGTTTCCCCTTGTCGAACTGTCGTCAATCATCACCCCAAAACCTATGGAGGAAAATTGTATGCGCACCACCTTGCCGGAAACCGGCTTTGTCCGGCTGTCCACCATTATCGGCAACCCCAAGGCCGATCCCCCCATCCCCCCTATCATTCCGGTATCCAAGAGCACCTGGTGGGCCGGGGTCAAATCCGGCCGTTACCCGCAGCCCGTCAAAAAATTAGGACCCAAAATTACCGTGTGGAAAGTTTCCGATATAAGGGCACTGATCGAAGGTCAGCCGGAATAA